In the Candidatus Poribacteria bacterium genome, one interval contains:
- a CDS encoding DUF2088 domain-containing protein, translating to MNNTATVYSRAWYGDEELTLNFPTGWEVEVLGPKDAPVLSDAQIERAFAEPIGTPRISELAKGKKSAAIVVDDLSRPTPAARVIPFLLRELTAAGVPKSEIRFVVGGGSHRPLTDEEIAKKIGADIAAEYEATNHNFMGGDLRALGNLDSGMPIYLDRVVADADFKVCLGGIYPHGSVGFGGGAKLVVPGIAGFATMFYFHTFSPGRGHAVIERRGGEPDHRDFSEAVAAVLGLDVIANVVLNSSREICGMFVGDFVQAHRKGAHFALDTYGTVIPETSRKETDLVVLNCYPLDSDPIQTGKAMWALSHFEKAYSMALNPASDGICYHGLFEQIDYARFLQQREERAQSELPTPQLGTQDQLHVWSEHFSVDDFYKKHPGALLFRDLDELIALFAEKLPTQAKVAVLPAAGIQVLANDS from the coding sequence ATGAATAACACAGCTACGGTGTACTCTCGTGCTTGGTACGGAGACGAGGAACTGACGCTGAATTTTCCGACCGGCTGGGAAGTAGAAGTATTAGGTCCGAAAGATGCTCCTGTGCTTTCTGACGCCCAAATTGAACGCGCGTTTGCTGAACCGATCGGCACACCCAGGATTTCGGAACTCGCAAAAGGCAAGAAAAGTGCCGCTATTGTCGTAGATGACTTGAGCCGTCCGACACCCGCTGCGAGAGTTATTCCATTTCTGCTGCGTGAGTTAACCGCGGCAGGTGTCCCGAAATCTGAGATCCGGTTTGTTGTCGGTGGCGGTTCGCACCGTCCCCTCACTGATGAAGAGATCGCGAAAAAGATCGGCGCGGATATTGCGGCTGAATATGAGGCGACAAACCACAACTTTATGGGTGGTGATTTACGTGCCTTGGGGAACCTTGATAGCGGTATGCCTATCTATCTGGATCGTGTCGTTGCGGATGCGGATTTCAAGGTGTGTCTCGGTGGCATCTATCCACACGGTTCCGTTGGATTTGGGGGTGGCGCGAAATTGGTTGTGCCGGGAATTGCGGGTTTCGCGACGATGTTCTATTTCCATACCTTTTCACCGGGGCGTGGACATGCTGTGATTGAAAGAAGGGGTGGTGAACCCGACCATCGCGATTTCTCTGAAGCGGTCGCTGCTGTTCTCGGTCTCGATGTTATCGCCAACGTCGTGCTCAATAGCTCTCGGGAAATCTGTGGAATGTTTGTCGGTGATTTTGTGCAGGCGCACCGTAAGGGCGCACACTTCGCCTTGGACACTTACGGCACAGTGATACCGGAAACGAGCCGAAAAGAGACGGACCTGGTTGTGCTTAACTGTTACCCACTTGATAGCGACCCCATTCAAACAGGCAAGGCTATGTGGGCACTGTCGCATTTTGAGAAGGCGTACAGCATGGCACTTAACCCCGCGAGTGACGGTATCTGCTACCACGGTTTATTTGAACAGATTGATTATGCCCGCTTCCTACAGCAAAGAGAAGAACGGGCACAGTCTGAACTGCCAACACCACAACTCGGAACGCAAGATCAACTCCACGTCTGGTCGGAACACTTCTCGGTGGACGATTTTTACAAGAAGCATCCGGGCGCGCTGCTCTTCCGAGACCTTGATGAACTGATTGCACTGTTCGCGGAAAAACTCCCAACACAAGCGAAGGTCGCTGTGCTGCCAGCTGCTGGCATCCAGGTACTCGCAAATGACTCATAA
- a CDS encoding DUF2088 domain-containing protein: MKNTATVRTRAWYGDEELTLNFPSDWEVDVLAPKDASALSDAQIERAFAEPIGTPRISELAKAKKSATIIVDDLSRPTPAARIIPYILRELTAAGVPKSEIRFVAGVGAHRPLTNADIVKKVGADIAAEYEVTNHNFMSGDLRAFGNLENGMPVYLNRIVADADFKICLGGIYPHSSVGFSGGAKLIVPGIAGFTTMFYFHTFPPGRGPAVIEGQSSEPDRRDSAELAAGVLGLDMIANVVLNSRREICGMFVGDFIKAHRKGAHFAMDTYGTVIPETIRKETDLVVINCYPLDADAIQLDKALAALSYFENAYTIALYPASDSSCYHGLFDRIDYPRYLRQRAEQTPPETPKQEIGRRGQLHVWSKHFLADDFYKEYPASLLFRNLEELIQLFTEKLPAHARVAILPVGGIQVLT; encoded by the coding sequence ATGAAAAATACCGCTACAGTACGCACCCGCGCCTGGTACGGAGATGAGGAACTGACGCTGAATTTCCCTTCAGACTGGGAAGTAGATGTGTTGGCTCCGAAAGATGCGTCCGCGCTTTCTGATGCCCAGATTGAACGTGCATTCGCCGAACCGATCGGCACACCCAGAATCTCAGAATTGGCAAAAGCAAAAAAGAGTGCCACTATCATTGTTGATGATCTGAGTCGTCCGACGCCTGCCGCCAGAATTATTCCATATATTTTACGCGAGTTAACCGCGGCAGGTGTCCCGAAATCCGAGATCCGCTTTGTTGCCGGCGTCGGTGCCCACCGACCCCTCACCAACGCAGATATTGTGAAAAAGGTTGGCGCAGATATCGCTGCTGAATATGAGGTCACCAATCATAACTTTATGAGTGGTGACCTACGGGCATTTGGCAACCTTGAGAACGGCATGCCGGTGTATCTCAACCGTATCGTCGCGGACGCGGACTTTAAAATCTGTCTCGGTGGCATCTATCCCCACAGTTCTGTCGGCTTTAGCGGCGGCGCGAAACTTATTGTCCCTGGTATCGCAGGATTTACCACAATGTTCTATTTCCATACTTTTCCACCGGGTCGCGGACCCGCTGTGATTGAGGGGCAGAGTAGTGAACCTGACCGTCGCGACAGTGCCGAACTGGCAGCAGGTGTGCTCGGTCTTGATATGATCGCTAACGTTGTGCTGAATAGCCGTCGGGAAATCTGTGGAATGTTTGTCGGTGATTTCATCAAGGCGCATCGTAAAGGGGCACACTTCGCCATGGATACCTATGGAACAGTGATACCGGAAACAATCCGAAAAGAGACAGATCTGGTGGTGATTAATTGCTATCCGCTTGATGCGGATGCGATTCAGCTTGATAAGGCATTGGCGGCTTTAAGTTATTTCGAAAACGCTTACACAATAGCACTCTACCCGGCGAGTGATAGTAGCTGCTACCACGGGTTGTTCGACCGAATCGATTACCCACGTTATCTCCGACAACGCGCCGAACAGACGCCCCCTGAAACCCCTAAGCAGGAGATCGGGCGACGTGGACAACTCCATGTTTGGTCCAAGCATTTTTTGGCGGATGACTTCTATAAGGAGTATCCGGCATCGCTGCTTTTTCGCAACCTTGAAGAACTGATCCAACTGTTCACGGAGAAACTTCCAGCACACGCAAGAGTCGCTATTTTACCTGTAGGCGGGATACAGGTGCTCACATAA